From a single Miscanthus floridulus cultivar M001 chromosome 8, ASM1932011v1, whole genome shotgun sequence genomic region:
- the LOC136472269 gene encoding aquaporin NIP3-2-like, which translates to MEEQKRSMGDVAAVAVPPMQTSESNKISIIISPRAATSKIMPFELIHAGSISSRPHADSAESSGAHATHHHRWNQGLPKINAVPLIKKVSAEFLGTFILIFTVLSTIIMNEQHDGVESLLGIATSAGLAVTVLVLSLIHISGCHLNPAVSIAMAVFGHLPLAHILPYMLAQILGSIAASFTVKGIYHPVNPGIATIPKVGTTEAFFLEFITTFVLLFIITALATDPHAVKELIAVAVGATIMMNALVSGPSTGASMNPARTLGPAIATCRYTQIWIYMVATPLGAIAGTGAYVAIKL; encoded by the exons ATGGAAGAGCAAAAGCGCAGTATGGGTGATGTGGCTGCAGTTGCAGTCCCTCCCATGCAGACAAGCGAGAGCAACAAGATTTCCATCATCATCTCCCCAAGGGCTGCAACATCCAAGATTATGCCATTTGAGCTGATCCATGCCGGAAGCATCAGCTCACGACCACATGCAGACTCTGCTGAATCCTCTGGTGCTCATGCAACTCATCATCACCGATGGAATCAAGGCTTACCAAAGATCAATGCAGTTCCGCTGATCAAGAAG GTGAGCGCGGAATTCCTTGGCACATTCATACTGATCTTCACCGTGTTGTCCACCATCATCATGAATGAACAGCATGATGGCGTCGAGAGCCTGCTCGGCATTGCAACCTCTGCAGGTTTAGCTGTCACTGTTCTTGTGCTGTCCCTCATCCACATTTCCGGCTGCCACCTGAACCCAGCAGTCAGCATCGCCATGGCTGTATTTGGTCACCTCCCCCTTGCTCACATCCTGCCTTACATGCTTGCACAAATTCTGGGCTCCATTGCTGCCTCCTTCACTGTCAAGGGCATCTATCATCCAGTGAACCCTGGGATCGCCACCATACCCAAGGTTGGCACTACTGAAGCTTTCTTCCTTGAGTTCATCACGACATTCGTGCTTCTGTTCATCATCACCGCTCTGGCCACTGATCCCCACGCA GTGAAAGAGTTGATAGCAGTGGCAGTTGGGGCAACCATAATGATGAATGCTCTTGTCTCAGG ACCGTCAACAGGAGCATCAATGAATCCTGCACGCACGCTTGGACCAGCAATTGCCACCTGTAGATACACTCAGATTTGGATCTACATGGTGGCAACACCACTAGGCGCTATAGCTGGAACTGGAGCCTATGTTGCTATTAAGCTGTAG